From a single Phalacrocorax aristotelis chromosome 1, bGulAri2.1, whole genome shotgun sequence genomic region:
- the LOC142051994 gene encoding LOW QUALITY PROTEIN: taste receptor type 2 member 40-like (The sequence of the model RefSeq protein was modified relative to this genomic sequence to represent the inferred CDS: inserted 2 bases in 2 codons; substituted 1 base at 1 genomic stop codon), whose product MVFFLLFLTIAIIESMAGLLGHXNILAIHSTSCIRTKILSSXIIIFLSLSRFLLXSWMMLDLFQSLFCETYYEENLFIIFKTVFMFLKYSSLWIAVWLIVFYCTKVASFTQSFFIWLKQRISSLIPWMLITSSLVSFATSLPFTRDIYNVHDNFTALLTMTNFSEGRVTMKASLFLLILLCNTGLALPLIVFVVSSILLNRSLWIHTRQMQNNETGFRDPSYIGAIKPVFSFLILYVTHFISLPLILSNFFLPLSIGEAIGITVMAACPAGLSAVFIWSSPKLRELPVRILHHAYCYVRTGPSILDPN is encoded by the exons AtggtattttttctcctttttctaacAATTGCTATAATTGAATCCATGGCAGGACTTCTAGGAC AGAATATCTTGGCTATCCATTCAACTAGCTGCATCAGGACCAAAATATTGTCCT TAATCATCATCTTTCTGAGTTTATCCAGATTCTTGCTGTAGTCCTGGATGATGCTGGATTTGTTTCAAAGTCTGTTTTGTGAAAcctattatgaagaaaatttgtTTATCATTTTCAAGACAGTTTTTATGTTTCTGAAGTACTCCAGCCTCTGGATTGCTGTCTGGCTTATTGTCTTCTATTGTACCAAGGTTGCTAGTTTTACTCAGTCTTTCTTCATCTGGCTGAAGCAAAGAATTTCCAGTCTCATACCCTGGATGCTGATAACATCATCTCTTGTCTCCTTTGCAACCTCTCTTCCTTTCACCAGGGATATCTACAATGTGCACGACAACTTCACTGCTCTTTTAACCATGACAAACTTTTCAGAAGGGAGAGTCACAATGAAAGctagtttgtttttattgattCTTCTCTGTAACACTGGTCTAGCTTTGCCTTTAATAGTATTTGTTGTTTCAAGTATCCTGCTTAATAGGTCTCTCTGGATACATACCAGACAGatgcaaaataatgaaactgGCTTCAGGGATCCCAGTTATATTGGTGCCATCAAGCcagtcttttccttccttatccTCTATgttacacattttatttctttgcctctCATTTTATCCAACTTTTTTTTACCTCTAAGCATTGGGGAAGCCATAGGTATAACTGTAATGGCTGCTTGTCCTGCAGGACTCTCTGCGGTCTTCATCTGGAGCAGCCCCAAACTTCGAGAGCTGCCAGTTAGGATTTTGCACCATGCATACTGTTATGTCAGAACTGGGCCTTCTATTTTAGATCCAAATTAA